From Elusimicrobiota bacterium, a single genomic window includes:
- the glgB gene encoding 1,4-alpha-glucan branching protein GlgB, translating to MTTPLFSDFDLHLISEGTHYQTYDKLGAHGITHEGKTGTRFSVWAPDAKAVSVIGDFNGWNENAHSMQVLGSSGVWATFIPDVGPGTLYKFVIWSRHQGQRLEKADPYAFAAEIRPRSASKVWDLSKFHWNDHEWMSNRKGVQSLGAPQSIYEVHLGSWQRVPEEGNRWLTYRELAPRLVDYVKHMGFTHIELLPPAEHPFDGSWGYQVVGYFAPTSRFGTPDDFMFFMDTLHQNGIGVIVDWVPAHFPRDAHGLGLFDGSHLYEHADPRLGEQKDWGTFIFNYGRREIANFLISNALFWLDKYHVDGLRVDAVASMLYLDYSRKNGEWIPNKYGGRENLDAIDFLRRVNEQIGERFPDVLVMAEESTAWPMVTRPPHLGGLGFHVKWDMGWMHDTLSYFAEDPVHRKYHHNKLTFRQIYAFSENFIMPLSHDEVVHGKGSLINKMPGDHWSKFANLRLLFAYQFLQPGKKLLFMGDEFGQWREWNHDQSLDWHLLDDPAHRGLHRWVRDLNTFYRGEPAAHERDADSRGFQWIDCNDSEQSVLLFLRLGHRIEDALVIGMNFTPIPRPNYRIGVPAAGEWEEILNSDAPLYGGSGQGNMGGVSSTPVRFHGRSHSINVTLPPLGAVVFRAKR from the coding sequence ATGACGACTCCTCTCTTCTCCGATTTCGATCTTCATTTAATCTCTGAAGGGACCCATTACCAAACCTACGACAAGCTGGGTGCCCATGGGATCACACACGAGGGAAAAACAGGAACCCGCTTTTCCGTTTGGGCCCCTGACGCCAAAGCCGTGAGCGTCATCGGCGATTTCAATGGATGGAACGAAAATGCCCATTCTATGCAAGTTTTGGGCTCTTCCGGTGTCTGGGCCACCTTTATTCCTGATGTGGGTCCCGGCACTTTATATAAATTTGTGATCTGGTCACGGCACCAAGGGCAACGTCTTGAAAAAGCCGATCCCTACGCTTTTGCCGCTGAAATACGCCCGCGAAGTGCGTCCAAGGTATGGGATCTATCCAAATTCCATTGGAACGATCACGAGTGGATGTCCAACCGCAAAGGCGTCCAATCCCTGGGAGCTCCCCAATCCATTTACGAAGTTCACTTGGGATCCTGGCAACGGGTACCGGAAGAGGGCAATCGCTGGCTGACCTACAGAGAACTGGCCCCACGCCTCGTCGATTACGTAAAACATATGGGCTTTACCCACATCGAACTTCTTCCACCGGCGGAACATCCCTTTGATGGCTCTTGGGGGTATCAGGTGGTTGGTTATTTCGCTCCCACCAGCCGGTTCGGAACTCCGGACGACTTCATGTTTTTCATGGACACCCTCCACCAAAACGGAATTGGAGTGATCGTGGATTGGGTTCCAGCCCATTTCCCACGGGACGCCCATGGGCTCGGCCTCTTTGACGGATCCCATCTGTACGAACACGCGGATCCCCGCCTCGGCGAACAGAAAGATTGGGGAACCTTCATCTTCAATTATGGTCGACGGGAGATCGCCAACTTTCTCATTTCCAACGCCCTCTTTTGGCTGGACAAATATCACGTGGACGGCCTTCGCGTCGACGCCGTGGCCTCCATGCTCTATTTGGATTATTCACGAAAGAACGGGGAATGGATTCCGAACAAATACGGCGGACGGGAGAACCTGGACGCCATCGATTTCCTCCGTCGGGTGAACGAACAGATCGGCGAACGTTTTCCGGATGTTTTGGTTATGGCCGAGGAATCCACGGCCTGGCCCATGGTCACGAGACCTCCCCATTTGGGCGGGTTGGGTTTTCATGTCAAATGGGACATGGGCTGGATGCACGACACCCTTTCTTATTTCGCGGAAGACCCCGTTCATAGAAAGTACCACCACAACAAACTGACTTTCCGTCAAATTTACGCGTTCTCCGAAAACTTCATTATGCCTTTGTCCCATGACGAAGTGGTCCATGGTAAGGGATCCTTGATCAACAAGATGCCTGGAGACCATTGGTCTAAATTCGCAAATCTTCGCTTGCTGTTCGCCTATCAATTCCTTCAACCTGGGAAGAAACTTCTTTTCATGGGAGACGAGTTTGGTCAATGGCGCGAATGGAACCACGACCAAAGCTTGGACTGGCATCTCCTGGACGATCCGGCCCACCGAGGGCTGCACCGGTGGGTGCGTGATTTGAACACTTTTTACCGGGGCGAACCCGCGGCCCATGAGCGGGACGCGGATTCCCGAGGGTTTCAATGGATTGATTGCAATGATTCGGAACAAAGCGTTCTCCTCTTTCTCCGTTTGGGCCACCGTATCGAAGACGCCCTGGTGATCGGCATGAATTTCACTCCTATTCCTCGTCCTAATTACCGCATTGGCGTTCCCGCAGCGGGAGAATGGGAAGAAATTTTAAACAGCGACGCGCCCCTGTATGGGGGAAGCGGTCAAGGGAACATGGGAGGCGTCTCATCCACACCGGTTCGCTTCCATGGGCGCTCCCACTCCATTAATGTGACTCTCCCGCCTTTGGGTGCGGTGGTCTTTCGAGCCAAACGTTGA
- a CDS encoding HDIG domain-containing protein, which translates to MNSDFALGEKSVKGQRARSPSRQGRLVEKEKKSPLLHVKSGLEVWRRHLGESSKENVWIVGGFLRDTILGRPTSDVDFAVDGDAQALAHRFAHEVKGSVFPLDAERGTYRVVLKSSQGSTDLDFSRLQGRGILEDLKRRDFTVNAMALPVSAWGTGGWRDHLLDPTGGMADLKGRQLRRISTKGLREDPLRLLRAFRFSAELGFALTRETTFDVRRFHPLLRRSAPERVREELLRLLATPRAADTLSGMDQAGLLEVLFPEVVPMRKTGKAYYGKGGVLSHSIAAVQSLEKLLEELPHQFPSFHKTLTKHLAEPVSGHPRFVHLKLVELFHDIGKPATAKKEGGKLHFYGHDAVGARMVSEIAERLRFSSNESRSLSRQVGAHMRPGNLGHQPVLTDRAVYRFFRDLEGDAVGMLIVALGDHFTYLTPRARRSRKDPVFLTIRKMLENYFLKSEVVEPTKIINGKELMKALKIKPGPEVGRLLDAIREGQAAGEVKSKPDALALAKSLLP; encoded by the coding sequence ATGAACTCGGACTTTGCATTAGGGGAGAAGAGCGTCAAGGGGCAGAGGGCCCGGAGCCCGAGTCGTCAGGGCCGCCTCGTCGAGAAAGAGAAAAAGTCTCCCTTACTTCATGTGAAATCCGGGTTGGAGGTGTGGCGGCGTCACTTGGGTGAATCCTCCAAGGAAAACGTTTGGATTGTGGGTGGGTTTCTCCGTGACACGATTCTGGGGCGGCCCACGTCCGATGTGGATTTCGCTGTGGACGGGGACGCTCAGGCTCTGGCCCATCGGTTTGCCCATGAGGTCAAGGGGTCGGTGTTTCCGTTGGATGCGGAGCGAGGCACCTATCGGGTCGTTCTGAAATCCAGCCAAGGATCCACGGATTTGGATTTCTCTCGTTTGCAAGGGCGCGGTATTTTAGAGGACCTCAAACGGCGTGATTTTACGGTGAACGCCATGGCGCTTCCCGTGTCCGCGTGGGGAACGGGAGGGTGGCGTGACCATCTTTTAGATCCGACGGGGGGCATGGCGGACTTGAAGGGGCGTCAACTCCGGCGTATTTCAACGAAGGGCCTTCGGGAGGATCCCCTTCGGCTGTTAAGGGCGTTTCGGTTTTCCGCTGAACTGGGGTTTGCCCTGACGCGAGAGACGACTTTCGATGTTCGGCGTTTCCACCCGTTGTTACGGCGGAGTGCCCCCGAACGGGTTCGGGAGGAGCTTCTTCGCCTTCTGGCGACGCCGCGCGCGGCAGACACCTTGTCGGGAATGGACCAAGCGGGGCTCCTGGAAGTGCTTTTCCCGGAAGTGGTTCCCATGCGAAAAACAGGGAAGGCCTATTATGGAAAGGGAGGTGTCTTGTCCCATTCGATAGCGGCGGTGCAGTCTCTCGAAAAACTTTTGGAGGAATTGCCCCATCAGTTTCCCTCCTTTCACAAGACGCTTACGAAACATTTAGCTGAACCCGTGAGCGGACATCCCCGGTTTGTTCATTTGAAGCTGGTAGAGCTTTTTCATGATATTGGAAAACCGGCGACGGCTAAAAAGGAAGGGGGAAAACTTCACTTTTATGGGCACGACGCGGTGGGGGCGAGGATGGTCTCTGAAATTGCCGAGCGGTTACGTTTTTCATCAAATGAATCCCGCTCCCTTTCTCGTCAGGTGGGGGCCCATATGCGACCGGGGAATTTGGGGCATCAGCCTGTGTTAACGGACAGAGCGGTGTATCGATTCTTTCGGGACTTGGAGGGGGACGCCGTGGGGATGTTGATCGTGGCGTTGGGAGATCATTTTACCTATTTGACCCCCCGAGCTCGGCGATCCCGGAAGGACCCAGTTTTTCTAACCATCCGGAAAATGTTGGAAAATTATTTTTTAAAATCTGAAGTCGTCGAACCCACGAAAATCATTAATGGAAAAGAGTTGATGAAAGCGCTTAAAATTAAACCAGGGCCGGAGGTGGGCCGTCTGTTGGACGCCATCCGGGAAGGCCAAGCGGCGGGAGAGGTGAAATCAAAACCCGACGCCCTGGCACTGGCCAAATCGCTTCTTCCGTGA
- the treZ gene encoding malto-oligosyltrehalose trehalohydrolase, with amino-acid sequence MTAASPLTLGAFPDASGVRFCLWAPTAQKVDVVLESSPSAQSVALGKDTNGYFRGFVPNLKSNTLYRYRVDGKGPFPDPTSRFQPQGVHGPSEIVDPKTFQWTDKAWKGVPWKKLSFYEVHVGTFSSEGTFEGVRKKLPYLKDLGITAVELMPVADFPGDRNWGYDGVSLFAPSRAYGRPEDLRRLVDTAHGLGLSLFLDVVYNHLGPDGNYLGAYSPHYFTERHKSSWGAGVNLDGPESGPVRRFFSENALRWIEEYHIDGLRLDATHALMDDSPTHFLTELTETVEKRFPDRQVYLVAEDHRNLNDMVRPRTEGGWGLDAVWADDLHHQVRVHLAGDRDGYYADFSGTINDIAETVRHGWFFCGQHSKHLGEPRGTAPVSPERCVVCIQNHDQVGNRALGDRLNHGIDPAAYRAATALLLTAPEIPLLFMGQEFASSSPFLYFTDHNEELGRLVTQGRREEFKSFKAFADPAIRNNIPDPQALATFEKSRLIWEERNRSPHREMESFYRALLVFRQQSGFLDEGKSLKVSTPDTETLVFERPTSLVILRLKGSGTCEFKNEGNPWERAFSSEDKQFSDSPLPLHVEISPVKIAVTFHQPGAVIFKRKR; translated from the coding sequence TTGACGGCCGCTTCTCCACTCACCCTCGGCGCCTTTCCCGACGCCTCAGGCGTTCGGTTTTGCCTCTGGGCCCCCACAGCCCAGAAAGTGGATGTTGTCCTGGAATCATCCCCCTCCGCTCAATCGGTGGCTCTGGGTAAGGACACGAATGGCTATTTTAGGGGGTTTGTTCCGAACCTAAAATCCAACACCCTTTACCGGTATCGCGTGGATGGAAAGGGGCCCTTTCCTGACCCGACCTCCCGATTCCAACCCCAGGGGGTCCATGGCCCTTCCGAAATCGTAGATCCTAAAACCTTTCAATGGACCGACAAGGCATGGAAAGGGGTTCCCTGGAAAAAACTAAGTTTTTACGAGGTCCATGTGGGGACTTTCTCTTCAGAAGGAACGTTCGAAGGGGTTCGAAAGAAACTTCCCTATTTAAAAGATCTGGGTATCACGGCCGTGGAACTGATGCCCGTCGCTGATTTTCCCGGCGACCGAAACTGGGGCTACGATGGAGTCAGCCTGTTCGCCCCGTCCCGGGCCTACGGGCGACCGGAAGACCTGAGACGCTTGGTGGACACGGCCCACGGGCTGGGCCTCTCTCTCTTTTTGGATGTGGTGTATAATCACCTCGGTCCGGATGGAAACTATCTCGGTGCGTACAGTCCCCATTATTTCACAGAGCGACATAAAAGTTCCTGGGGCGCGGGAGTGAATTTGGATGGCCCCGAAAGCGGCCCCGTGCGGCGCTTTTTCAGTGAAAACGCCCTGCGCTGGATTGAGGAATACCATATCGATGGGCTGCGTCTCGACGCCACTCACGCTCTCATGGATGACAGCCCCACCCACTTTCTGACCGAACTCACCGAAACAGTTGAAAAAAGATTTCCCGATCGCCAGGTGTATCTGGTGGCGGAAGATCACCGAAATTTGAACGATATGGTTCGCCCTCGAACAGAGGGAGGGTGGGGTTTAGACGCCGTTTGGGCCGACGATCTCCACCACCAAGTGAGGGTCCATTTGGCGGGAGACCGGGACGGCTACTACGCGGATTTTTCCGGAACAATTAACGACATCGCTGAAACCGTTCGCCACGGGTGGTTCTTTTGTGGCCAACATTCAAAACATTTAGGAGAACCCCGGGGCACCGCACCGGTCTCCCCGGAACGGTGTGTGGTCTGTATCCAAAACCACGACCAGGTTGGGAACAGGGCCTTGGGTGATCGGCTAAACCACGGAATAGATCCGGCGGCCTATCGTGCCGCCACAGCTTTGCTTCTGACAGCCCCTGAAATTCCCCTTCTTTTTATGGGCCAAGAATTTGCCTCCAGCTCCCCCTTCCTTTATTTCACGGACCATAATGAGGAACTGGGTCGCCTGGTCACCCAGGGACGACGGGAAGAGTTCAAATCGTTCAAAGCCTTTGCGGATCCCGCAATTCGAAATAATATTCCAGACCCCCAAGCCCTCGCCACCTTTGAAAAGAGCCGATTGATTTGGGAAGAACGGAACCGATCTCCTCACCGGGAAATGGAATCCTTCTACCGAGCCCTTTTGGTCTTTCGCCAACAGTCGGGTTTTCTGGACGAAGGGAAATCATTGAAAGTCTCAACCCCGGACACCGAGACACTTGTTTTCGAACGGCCCACCAGCCTGGTGATCCTTCGTCTTAAAGGATCCGGCACCTGCGAATTTAAAAATGAAGGAAATCCTTGGGAACGGGCCTTCTCCAGCGAAGACAAACAATTTTCAGATTCCCCCCTTCCCCTGCACGTGGAAATTTCGCCTGTTAAAATAGCGGTGACGTTCCATCAACCCGGGGCTGTTATTTTTAAACGGAAGCGTTAA
- the treY gene encoding malto-oligosyltrehalose synthase, with translation MATAPLPKEGPRVPLATRKPVSTYRFQLNKNFTFRDAEALIPYLADLGITDVYTSPLFMAVPGSMHGYDICDHSRLNPELGSEEDFDRFCGSLRSHHMGLVVDFVPNHVGAHPSANAWWRDVLENGPSSPFATYFDIDFDPVKSELKDKLLLPILGDQYGRVLERGELKLEYARGVFSLAYFDNNLPINPRPAAYVLNHNMDALKSALPPDDPGLRELLSVHTALLNLPPYTERSPEAIELRAREKTVCRDRLAKLTETSEVVRRHIEDNVRLYNEEGKEAKSFDLLHTLLESQPYRLAYWRTALDEINYRRFFDINELAGLRQEVPEVFDNVHKLLFDLIRQGKITGLRLDHIDGLHDPAGYLEKLQARLTELTGAPLYVVVEKITSAGEILPDWPVDGTTGYDFLNDVNGLFIEPRNALLLKRFYARFSNRNEPFSQIVYQSKYMIMVDSMISELTVLAHRLNRDSEKDRQTRDFTLESLRRALREIVAAFPIYRTYVDAKGWSETDAKIVDTALARTRQRHPTLEPTIMQFIRDRLLPPRNGSGNSPPGRSDFAMRFQQYTAPVQAKGFEDTAFYRYNLLLSLNEVGGDPNRFGRSLNEFHENNRSRRENHPTALLSTATHDTKRGEDARARLNVLSEIPMEWRSKVMEWARMNAGHKTSLSAEEAPDRNDEYFFYQALLGFWPAEGPLEDTGLNRLKSYLIKALREAKTKTSWVHNNEPYESAMTQFAEKVLTGPKSKKFIESFLPFQKKVAFHGMLNALSQVVLKHTSPGIPDLYQGCEFWDLSLADPDNRRPVDFVARGNCLKEVASPEGRVSLPLLLNHWWDGKVKFHMTSLLLRLRKENPDLFLKGDYTPLHVDGPLDENLVAFSRQWGEHRLIVAVARRTVGLGYTEREGASWKTPWSHTRLVLPREWPSLPLTDLLTGRSLTPNGGSPPNILGSDLFQDLPVAVFLNR, from the coding sequence ATGGCCACTGCACCTTTACCCAAAGAGGGGCCCAGGGTGCCCCTCGCCACCCGGAAACCCGTCAGCACCTACCGCTTCCAACTCAATAAAAATTTTACTTTCCGTGACGCCGAAGCTCTTATCCCTTACCTGGCGGACCTGGGGATCACGGACGTCTACACTTCACCCCTTTTCATGGCCGTTCCGGGAAGCATGCATGGCTACGACATATGCGATCACTCCCGTCTTAATCCCGAGTTGGGTTCCGAAGAAGATTTTGACCGATTTTGCGGCTCATTGCGTTCGCACCACATGGGCCTTGTGGTGGATTTTGTCCCGAACCACGTGGGGGCCCACCCATCCGCCAACGCTTGGTGGCGCGACGTTCTGGAAAACGGCCCGTCATCGCCCTTTGCCACCTACTTTGACATTGACTTCGACCCTGTTAAATCGGAATTAAAAGACAAACTTTTATTGCCGATCCTGGGGGACCAGTATGGGCGCGTCCTCGAGCGAGGGGAGCTGAAACTGGAATACGCCCGGGGTGTTTTCTCTTTGGCTTACTTTGACAACAACCTCCCGATCAACCCAAGGCCGGCGGCCTACGTTTTAAACCACAACATGGACGCGCTGAAATCCGCTCTTCCCCCCGATGACCCGGGCCTTCGTGAACTTCTGAGCGTGCATACCGCTCTTTTAAACCTTCCCCCCTACACAGAACGCTCTCCCGAAGCCATCGAACTTCGAGCCCGGGAAAAAACGGTTTGCAGGGACCGGTTGGCCAAATTAACCGAGACGTCCGAGGTTGTTCGTCGCCATATTGAAGATAACGTTCGCCTCTACAACGAAGAGGGGAAAGAAGCCAAATCCTTTGACCTCTTGCACACCCTCCTGGAATCGCAACCCTACCGACTGGCCTACTGGCGAACGGCGTTGGATGAAATCAATTACCGACGATTTTTTGACATCAATGAATTGGCAGGTCTTCGCCAAGAGGTCCCGGAAGTTTTTGATAACGTCCACAAACTTCTCTTTGATTTGATCCGACAGGGTAAAATCACTGGCCTTCGTCTTGATCACATTGACGGCCTTCACGACCCCGCGGGATACCTGGAAAAACTTCAGGCGCGCTTGACCGAACTGACCGGAGCCCCCCTGTACGTGGTGGTCGAGAAAATCACCTCGGCGGGAGAGATCCTTCCGGACTGGCCTGTGGACGGGACCACAGGGTACGACTTTCTTAACGACGTGAACGGCCTCTTCATCGAACCCCGCAATGCCCTTCTCTTAAAACGGTTCTACGCCCGGTTTTCCAACCGGAACGAACCCTTTTCCCAAATCGTTTATCAAAGCAAATACATGATTATGGTTGATTCCATGATCAGCGAATTAACGGTTCTGGCACATCGACTGAACCGAGATTCAGAAAAAGACCGCCAAACCCGAGACTTTACCTTGGAAAGCCTCCGTCGCGCTCTTCGCGAAATCGTGGCGGCTTTCCCCATCTACCGAACCTACGTCGATGCAAAAGGCTGGTCCGAAACGGATGCGAAAATCGTGGACACAGCCCTGGCGAGAACCCGCCAACGGCACCCCACCCTGGAACCCACGATCATGCAATTTATCCGAGACCGGCTCTTGCCCCCGCGGAACGGGTCGGGCAATTCCCCCCCAGGGCGTTCAGATTTCGCCATGCGATTTCAACAATACACGGCCCCGGTTCAAGCCAAGGGGTTCGAAGACACGGCTTTCTATCGCTATAATCTCTTGCTCTCTCTAAATGAAGTGGGAGGTGACCCCAACCGGTTTGGGCGGTCACTCAATGAGTTCCATGAAAACAACCGGAGCCGACGGGAGAACCACCCGACCGCCCTTTTGTCCACGGCCACACACGACACGAAACGCGGCGAAGACGCCCGGGCCCGATTGAATGTCCTCTCTGAAATCCCCATGGAGTGGCGGTCCAAGGTCATGGAATGGGCGCGAATGAACGCGGGCCACAAAACATCTCTTTCCGCAGAAGAAGCCCCGGACCGGAACGACGAATACTTTTTTTACCAAGCCCTACTTGGATTTTGGCCCGCGGAAGGCCCCTTGGAGGACACAGGGCTGAACCGATTGAAATCTTATCTCATTAAGGCCCTCCGGGAAGCAAAAACCAAGACATCTTGGGTTCACAACAACGAACCCTACGAAAGCGCCATGACTCAATTTGCCGAAAAAGTATTGACGGGTCCTAAATCAAAAAAGTTTATTGAATCGTTCCTGCCTTTTCAGAAAAAAGTGGCTTTTCACGGCATGCTGAACGCTTTATCTCAGGTTGTGCTTAAACACACGTCGCCGGGGATTCCGGACCTATACCAAGGCTGTGAATTTTGGGATTTAAGCCTAGCCGATCCGGACAACCGACGCCCCGTGGATTTCGTGGCGAGAGGGAATTGTTTGAAAGAAGTTGCTTCCCCAGAGGGAAGGGTTTCCCTTCCGCTCTTACTCAATCACTGGTGGGATGGGAAAGTTAAGTTTCATATGACGTCCCTGCTCCTTCGCTTGCGAAAAGAGAACCCCGATCTTTTTCTCAAGGGGGACTACACCCCTTTGCACGTGGACGGTCCTTTGGACGAAAATCTCGTGGCGTTTTCCCGCCAATGGGGTGAACACCGCCTGATCGTGGCTGTGGCCCGGCGCACTGTGGGATTGGGCTATACCGAAAGGGAAGGGGCTTCCTGGAAAACACCGTGGAGTCACACGCGGTTGGTTCTCCCGCGCGAATGGCCTTCCCTTCCACTCACCGATCTTCTCACCGGGCGATCCCTTACTCCAAACGGTGGGTCCCCCCCGAACATTCTCGGGTCAGACCTCTTCCAAGACCTCCCGGTAGCCGTCTTTCTTAACAGATAA